One Olsenella sp. oral taxon 807 DNA segment encodes these proteins:
- a CDS encoding NYN domain-containing protein: MARELAPGGSRSAEGDALFGDGELLVVDGYNVIHKSARYLELVDEADGGDPFERARTKLIGDVASFAQHRYDAVVVFDAAENLSSQRPNLSQAGIRVLFSEAGQSADAVIERLVTNARLQARSVTVVTSDNTIRATVGGVPVTRLSSDVLVREMDAMDADVTQELKERSYQHLTIESRLDSATRAKLDRLLGRQ; the protein is encoded by the coding sequence ATGGCTAGGGAGCTCGCGCCGGGCGGCTCTCGTTCGGCAGAGGGGGACGCTCTGTTCGGTGACGGCGAGCTTCTTGTCGTCGATGGCTACAATGTCATCCACAAGAGCGCTCGCTACCTGGAGCTTGTCGACGAGGCGGACGGTGGCGACCCCTTTGAGCGGGCACGCACCAAGCTCATCGGTGACGTGGCGTCCTTCGCGCAGCATCGCTACGACGCGGTGGTCGTCTTTGACGCGGCGGAAAACCTCTCCTCCCAAAGGCCGAACCTGTCGCAGGCGGGTATCCGCGTGCTGTTTTCGGAGGCGGGCCAAAGCGCCGACGCCGTCATAGAGCGCCTGGTCACGAATGCCCGCCTGCAGGCGCGAAGTGTCACCGTGGTTACGTCAGACAACACGATTCGCGCGACCGTAGGAGGAGTCCCGGTGACTCGCCTCTCAAGCGACGTGTTGGTTCGCGAGATGGACGCCATGGATGCAGACGTTACGCAAGAGCTCAAGGAGCGCAGCTACCAGCATCTGACGATCGAGAGTCGCCTGGACTCGGCGACGCGCGCGAAGCTCGACCGCCTGCTCGGCCGTCAGTAG
- the rlmB gene encoding 23S rRNA (guanosine(2251)-2'-O)-methyltransferase RlmB, giving the protein MKLRRAFFQAGLDGPDSTLSQLLGHLKREGIPLEPVSRSRLDAMSSHGTHQGIIVQARPFAYATLLDIIAAAGEGRALVILLDHVADEGNLGAIVRSAEVVGATGVVIAKARAAGVGLGAYKSSAGAVLRLPVAQVANLATAIDRLKEAGFWVCGASEHAAGDLWSAPLEGRLCLVMGSECQGLSRLVRERCDFECSLPQYGRVESLNVAQAATVMCYEWLRRAMAEQRGVPGATSAPSPVGSAVAEDPARGLVSGSPDSDGCFTAVAGAGGEDG; this is encoded by the coding sequence GTGAAGCTACGACGGGCCTTTTTCCAGGCGGGTCTCGATGGTCCCGACTCCACGCTCTCGCAGCTCCTGGGCCATCTGAAGCGTGAGGGCATTCCGCTGGAGCCTGTGTCGAGGTCACGCCTTGACGCCATGAGCTCGCATGGTACCCATCAGGGCATCATCGTCCAGGCACGGCCCTTTGCCTATGCCACGCTCCTTGACATCATCGCCGCAGCAGGAGAGGGAAGGGCCCTGGTCATACTGCTCGACCATGTGGCTGACGAGGGCAACCTCGGTGCCATCGTGCGTTCCGCCGAGGTCGTTGGGGCGACGGGTGTCGTCATCGCGAAGGCACGCGCTGCAGGCGTGGGCCTTGGGGCCTACAAGTCCTCCGCCGGTGCGGTGCTACGCCTGCCCGTAGCCCAGGTAGCGAACCTCGCGACTGCCATCGACCGACTCAAGGAGGCTGGCTTTTGGGTCTGCGGCGCAAGCGAGCATGCTGCAGGCGACTTGTGGTCAGCCCCGCTCGAGGGTAGGCTCTGTTTGGTCATGGGCTCTGAGTGCCAGGGTCTTTCCCGCCTCGTGCGCGAGCGTTGCGACTTCGAGTGCAGCCTACCCCAGTACGGGCGTGTGGAGTCGCTCAACGTCGCGCAGGCGGCGACGGTCATGTGCTACGAGTGGCTGCGTCGCGCCATGGCGGAGCAACGCGGCGTTCCGGGAGCCACGAGCGCCCCTTCCCCGGTGGGTTCGGCGGTCGCCGAGGACCCCGCGCGCGGTCTTGTATCTGGCTCACCAGACTCGGACGGATGTTTTACAGCCGTCGCTGGCGCAGGGGGCGAGGATGGCTAG
- the cysS gene encoding cysteine--tRNA ligase, with amino-acid sequence MLIYNSKTHRKEKFIPIDKGKVRMYVCGPTVYDDIHIGNARTFLVFDVIRRYLAYKGYAVTFAQNLTDVDDKIINRANEEGRTAAQLAEEYSAAFITQMHRLNVQDPDMRPRATREIEAMQEMIEQLIASRHAYVAGNHDVYFSVRADADYGALSGRDLDQLRAGERVEVSDEKRDPFDFALWKAAKPGEPSWPSPWGDGRPGWHTECCAMIHHYLGTPIDIHGGGQDLIFPHHENETAQARCAWHTPLARTWMHAGMLRVDGEKMSKSLGNFYTLKEVLDKYPADAVRLLMLQTHYRSPLDFRFEFLNGMVGNVERLASCVKNLRWAAKNAPQDGSFDEADRTLAGAARDAQLEFTRQMDDDFNTAGALAAIFGLMNAANKYLAEGGQSLTTAATLRAADTIQELLGVLGIDISEAAAEDELPSGLTLLARELTGFAGDDADAAAKALLCARQEARANRDWSRADAIRDGISTLGLVVEDTAAGVRLRRNRRA; translated from the coding sequence ATGCTCATCTATAACAGCAAGACCCACCGTAAGGAGAAGTTCATTCCCATCGACAAGGGGAAGGTCCGCATGTATGTGTGCGGACCCACGGTCTACGATGACATCCACATCGGGAACGCCCGTACCTTCCTCGTGTTCGACGTGATCCGTCGCTACCTTGCCTACAAGGGGTACGCGGTGACCTTTGCCCAGAACCTCACCGACGTGGATGACAAGATCATCAACCGCGCCAACGAGGAGGGCAGGACCGCCGCGCAGCTCGCCGAGGAGTACTCCGCTGCCTTCATCACGCAGATGCATCGCCTCAACGTCCAGGATCCCGACATGCGTCCGCGCGCCACGCGCGAGATCGAGGCCATGCAGGAGATGATCGAGCAGCTCATCGCCTCAAGGCATGCCTACGTCGCAGGCAACCATGACGTGTACTTCTCGGTGCGTGCCGATGCGGACTACGGAGCGCTCTCGGGACGAGATCTTGACCAGCTGCGAGCCGGCGAGCGCGTCGAGGTCAGCGACGAGAAGCGCGATCCCTTTGACTTTGCGCTCTGGAAGGCCGCAAAGCCCGGCGAGCCAAGTTGGCCAAGTCCCTGGGGTGACGGACGCCCCGGCTGGCACACCGAATGCTGCGCCATGATCCACCACTACCTGGGTACGCCCATCGACATCCATGGTGGGGGGCAGGACCTCATCTTCCCACACCACGAGAACGAGACCGCCCAGGCACGGTGCGCCTGGCACACGCCGCTCGCCAGGACCTGGATGCATGCGGGGATGTTGCGTGTGGACGGTGAGAAGATGTCGAAGAGCCTCGGTAACTTCTATACGCTCAAGGAGGTCTTGGACAAGTACCCTGCCGATGCCGTGCGCCTCCTCATGCTGCAGACCCACTATCGCTCTCCGCTCGACTTTCGCTTCGAGTTCCTAAACGGTATGGTGGGCAACGTTGAGCGCCTGGCGAGCTGTGTCAAGAACCTGCGCTGGGCCGCCAAGAACGCACCGCAGGACGGCAGCTTCGACGAGGCCGACCGCACCCTCGCAGGCGCCGCGAGAGACGCCCAGCTTGAGTTCACCCGTCAGATGGACGATGACTTTAACACCGCTGGCGCCCTCGCTGCGATATTCGGTCTCATGAATGCCGCCAACAAATATCTCGCTGAGGGTGGTCAGAGCCTGACCACCGCCGCGACCTTGCGTGCGGCCGATACGATCCAAGAGCTTCTGGGCGTGCTCGGCATCGACATCTCCGAGGCTGCGGCAGAAGACGAGTTGCCCTCTGGGCTTACCCTGCTCGCTCGTGAGCTGACGGGCTTTGCGGGCGATGACGCGGACGCCGCTGCCAAGGCGCTGCTCTGTGCTCGACAGGAGGCCCGTGCGAACAGGGACTGGAGCCGCGCCGACGCCATCCGAGATGGCATTTCGACCCTTGGCCTGGTCGTCGAGGACACGGCGGCGGGTGTTCGCCTACGCCGGAACAGGAGGGCGTAG
- the ispF gene encoding 2-C-methyl-D-erythritol 2,4-cyclodiphosphate synthase: MLRIGHGFDVHAFAEGRALILGGVRIDAPRGLLGHSDADVVTHALMDALLGAMRAKDIGQLFPDTDPAYAGADSCELLARVAGLARDRGYLILDCDCTIAAQAPRLAPHCEAMRKNLAHAMGVPMTSVGVSATTTEHLGFVGREEGIAAWAVCLLEGAG, encoded by the coding sequence ATGCTGCGCATAGGACACGGATTTGACGTGCACGCCTTCGCTGAGGGTCGCGCACTCATCCTTGGTGGCGTGCGCATTGACGCCCCTAGGGGGCTTCTGGGTCACTCGGACGCGGACGTCGTCACCCACGCCCTCATGGACGCTCTGCTCGGGGCGATGCGAGCCAAAGACATCGGTCAGCTCTTCCCAGACACTGACCCCGCCTATGCGGGTGCCGACTCCTGCGAGTTGCTCGCCCGCGTCGCGGGGCTTGCCCGCGATCGGGGTTACCTGATCTTGGACTGTGACTGCACGATCGCGGCGCAGGCGCCTCGGCTGGCGCCGCACTGCGAGGCCATGCGCAAGAACCTTGCCCATGCCATGGGCGTTCCAATGACAAGCGTTGGTGTCTCGGCGACCACCACGGAGCATCTGGGCTTTGTGGGACGCGAGGAGGGAATTGCCGCCTGGGCTGTCTGCCTGCTCGAGGGGGCGGGGTGA
- the ispD gene encoding 2-C-methyl-D-erythritol 4-phosphate cytidylyltransferase, translated as MSVQACVCAAPKRLAQQAGVADSCAIIVAGGSGTRFGNPLGKQFVGLCGLPLVAWSLIAFDRAPSVAQLVLVIEDGREEEVRERVLSRVSLATPVVLAKAGETRQESVFSGLRAMDERLALVAVHDGARPLIDAQTIEGCISCVRDDASLAGAICALPSIDTLKIVEDGVIRATPDRRSYWCAQTPQVFRMRQLVAAHRAAQLDAFGGTDDASLVERCNGRVACVPSPRANIKVTVPEDLLVVRALLETRLMREGCGIDLLDDATGTTTAED; from the coding sequence ATGAGCGTCCAGGCCTGTGTCTGCGCGGCACCAAAGCGCCTCGCTCAGCAGGCGGGGGTGGCAGACAGCTGCGCGATCATCGTTGCGGGTGGCTCTGGCACGCGCTTCGGCAATCCGCTCGGCAAGCAGTTCGTAGGCCTCTGTGGCCTGCCGCTCGTCGCGTGGTCCCTGATCGCGTTTGATAGGGCGCCCTCAGTGGCGCAGCTAGTCTTAGTGATCGAGGACGGACGTGAGGAGGAGGTGCGTGAGCGCGTGCTCTCGCGTGTCTCGCTCGCCACGCCGGTGGTGCTCGCCAAGGCGGGCGAAACGAGGCAGGAGTCAGTCTTCTCAGGCCTTCGCGCCATGGACGAGAGACTCGCTCTTGTGGCTGTTCACGATGGGGCCCGTCCTCTGATCGACGCCCAGACCATCGAGGGCTGCATCTCCTGCGTGCGTGATGATGCGAGCCTCGCTGGCGCCATCTGTGCGCTGCCCTCGATCGACACGCTCAAGATAGTCGAGGATGGGGTGATACGCGCTACGCCTGATCGCCGCTCCTATTGGTGCGCACAGACACCACAGGTGTTCAGGATGAGGCAGCTTGTGGCGGCGCATCGCGCGGCACAGCTTGATGCCTTTGGGGGTACCGATGACGCCTCGCTCGTGGAGCGCTGTAATGGCAGGGTCGCCTGCGTGCCCTCGCCTCGCGCCAACATCAAGGTCACGGTGCCCGAGGACCTCCTCGTCGTCCGTGCCCTCTTGGAGACGCGCCTCATGCGGGAGGGCTGTGGCATCGATTTGCTTGATGATGCGACGGGTACGACCACGGCCGAGGACTAA
- the disA gene encoding DNA integrity scanning diadenylate cyclase DisA: MEDAHSTQSPDDARGRMRDAIKKTAHGTALRHALDMIIAGHLGALICIGDTDNVIRAGDDGFKLDISFTANRLFELSKMDGAIVIDRDMTQILRANYHLNPDPSLPTSETGMRHRTAARMSLLTTAMVISVSERRQVVTVYVSGRGHQLKSASELMSTINQLLVSMESTRTRLDRGLLRLTTLELDDYVTLADIAETIYLFEMLITVSAELNDLVLQLGSQGKSIEMQREELMGDTSEDYTLLLRDYACDHSEANAAALRKTLHATDNAKLRSPKSVAELLGYEDMAEDSIMKPLGLRTLSNVSVVREGMADKIVDKFGSLQQVLDNIESNPERLDDVGVKNPNILADSLYRMWGKRA; encoded by the coding sequence ATGGAAGATGCTCACTCGACCCAGAGTCCAGACGACGCGCGGGGTCGCATGCGTGACGCAATCAAGAAGACGGCGCACGGCACGGCACTACGCCATGCGCTCGACATGATCATCGCTGGCCACCTTGGTGCCCTTATCTGTATCGGTGATACGGATAACGTCATCCGGGCCGGTGACGATGGCTTCAAGCTCGACATCTCGTTTACGGCCAACCGCCTCTTCGAGCTCTCGAAGATGGATGGCGCCATTGTTATCGACAGGGACATGACACAGATACTGCGCGCCAACTACCACCTCAACCCCGATCCATCGCTGCCTACGTCAGAGACGGGCATGCGGCATCGTACCGCCGCGCGCATGAGCCTGCTCACCACGGCGATGGTCATCTCGGTCTCGGAGCGCAGGCAGGTCGTCACCGTCTATGTGAGCGGCCGCGGACACCAGCTCAAGAGTGCCTCCGAGCTCATGAGCACTATCAACCAGCTGCTTGTCTCTATGGAAAGCACGCGGACTCGCCTTGACCGCGGCTTGCTGCGCCTGACCACGCTCGAGCTCGACGACTACGTTACGCTCGCAGACATCGCCGAGACGATCTACCTCTTTGAGATGCTCATAACCGTCTCGGCCGAGCTCAATGATCTTGTGCTGCAGCTGGGAAGTCAGGGAAAGTCCATCGAGATGCAGCGTGAGGAGCTCATGGGAGACACCTCGGAGGATTACACGCTACTGCTGCGCGACTATGCCTGCGATCACTCCGAGGCAAATGCCGCCGCCCTACGCAAGACGCTGCATGCGACCGATAACGCCAAGCTGCGCTCACCCAAGAGCGTGGCCGAGCTGCTTGGCTACGAGGACATGGCGGAGGACTCCATCATGAAGCCGCTCGGGCTGCGCACGCTCTCAAACGTGTCGGTCGTGCGCGAGGGTATGGCTGACAAGATCGTCGATAAGTTTGGGTCGCTCCAGCAGGTGCTTGACAATATCGAGAGTAACCCCGAGCGCCTCGATGACGTCGGCGTCAAGAACCCAAATATCCTTGCAGACAGCCTCTATAGGATGTGGGGCAAGCGGGCATGA